One window from the genome of Bacillus tianshenii encodes:
- a CDS encoding ABC transporter ATP-binding protein: MNGMETKQLTLGYGETIIIDELDLKIPKGEITVFIGANGCGKSTLLRSLARLLKPKSGQIYLNDKQMQTMSAKKCARELAILPQSPQAPEGLTVLQLVKQGRYPYQSWLKQWSEEDEKIVGDALQATQMTEFADRAVDSLSGGQRQRAWIAMTLAQDTDIILLDEPTTYLDLTHQIEILDLLFELNEQQQRTVVMVLHDLNLACRYAHNIVSLKNKKIYAQGRPEEIVTEEMVREVFGMNCDITTDPLFGTPFCIPHGKGRVLNKQKEQRYADAIQQKRA; this comes from the coding sequence ATGAATGGTATGGAAACAAAACAACTAACACTCGGCTACGGAGAAACAATTATCATTGATGAACTGGATTTGAAAATTCCTAAAGGGGAAATCACTGTTTTTATCGGTGCAAATGGTTGTGGTAAATCAACATTACTTCGTTCACTTGCTCGTTTACTAAAGCCAAAAAGTGGCCAGATTTACTTAAATGACAAACAAATGCAAACAATGTCAGCGAAAAAATGTGCCAGAGAGCTAGCGATTCTCCCACAAAGTCCGCAAGCTCCAGAAGGGTTAACCGTGTTACAGCTAGTGAAGCAAGGACGTTATCCGTACCAGTCATGGCTGAAGCAATGGTCAGAAGAAGATGAGAAGATTGTAGGAGACGCCTTGCAAGCCACGCAAATGACGGAGTTTGCAGATCGCGCTGTTGACTCTCTATCAGGGGGACAACGTCAACGAGCTTGGATTGCGATGACGCTTGCCCAGGATACGGATATTATTCTGCTTGATGAACCGACGACTTATTTAGATTTAACTCATCAAATTGAAATTCTTGATTTATTATTTGAGTTAAATGAACAGCAACAACGAACAGTTGTGATGGTGCTGCATGACTTGAACCTTGCTTGCCGTTATGCTCATAATATCGTTTCACTGAAAAATAAAAAGATTTACGCCCAAGGACGTCCAGAAGAGATTGTCACCGAAGAAATGGTCCGTGAAGTCTTCGGCATGAACTGTGATATTACGACTGACCCACTGTTTGGTACGCCGTTTTGTATCCCGCACGGAAAAGGAAGAGTTCTTAATAAGCAAAAGGAGCAGCGTTATGCAGATGCGATTCAACAGAAGCGAGCTTGA
- a CDS encoding iron ABC transporter permease: MVLKTTSARMIGLLIGLFIFLFCIGVSIVYGYTDTNWGTAYNAYFHFDQSNEHYIIKNSRTPRALIGAAVGASLAISGALMQALTRNPLASPGIFGVNAGASLFIVTAISFLSVGSITGLTWIAFLGAAVAAISVYFLSSFGREGLTPLKLTLAGAAMAALFQSMTQGLLVLNEKALEEVLFWLAGSVQGRKMGQLVHLLPYLSIAWFASFLLAKPINTLMMGEDVAKGLGQRTGLVKLGAAIVIIVLAGGSVAVAGPIGFIGIVVPHLARALVGMDYRWVVPYAALLGGILLMVADVSARYVIMPQEVPVGVMTAIIGTPFFVYIARRGVSGL, encoded by the coding sequence ATGGTCTTGAAAACAACTTCGGCAAGAATGATTGGACTACTTATTGGTTTGTTCATTTTTCTATTTTGTATTGGAGTTAGTATTGTATATGGATATACAGATACAAATTGGGGTACAGCCTACAATGCATATTTTCACTTCGATCAATCAAATGAACATTATATTATAAAAAACTCACGCACTCCTAGAGCTTTAATTGGTGCTGCGGTAGGGGCGAGTCTTGCTATTTCTGGAGCATTAATGCAAGCGTTAACTCGTAACCCACTTGCATCACCAGGAATTTTTGGGGTAAATGCTGGCGCCTCGCTGTTTATCGTAACAGCTATTTCATTTTTATCAGTTGGTTCGATTACTGGACTGACGTGGATTGCTTTCTTAGGAGCGGCAGTTGCAGCGATATCGGTTTATTTCTTAAGCTCATTCGGGAGAGAGGGGTTAACGCCATTAAAGTTAACGCTTGCTGGTGCTGCAATGGCAGCTCTATTTCAATCGATGACCCAAGGATTGCTTGTATTAAATGAAAAAGCACTTGAAGAAGTTTTGTTTTGGCTTGCTGGTTCGGTCCAAGGCAGAAAGATGGGGCAGCTTGTCCATTTGCTCCCTTATCTAAGCATAGCCTGGTTCGCTTCTTTCCTGCTTGCGAAGCCTATTAATACGCTTATGATGGGAGAGGATGTCGCAAAAGGGCTAGGTCAAAGAACAGGTCTTGTAAAATTAGGTGCTGCTATTGTGATTATTGTTTTAGCTGGCGGGTCGGTTGCTGTAGCGGGACCGATTGGCTTTATCGGTATCGTTGTTCCACACCTTGCTCGTGCATTAGTTGGAATGGATTATCGCTGGGTTGTTCCTTATGCAGCCTTACTTGGCGGGATTTTACTAATGGTAGCCGATGTTAGCGCGCGGTATGTCATTATGCCGCAAGAAGTCCCGGTTGGGGTAATGACTGCAATTATCGGTACACCATTCTTTGTATATATTGCTCGTCGCGGGGTGTCAGGGTTATGA
- a CDS encoding M15 family metallopeptidase, with protein sequence MKTKRIFYILAALSLTFTAGCASLETDQPYEDQSQQQQEQQPNQSDEADQESVDKESNKQEQQSTEQPEEKPEQDNAKQDSKEQTQPEKKPQQELDEQQEAVPTYVKSVNGKQVITNPTNLQVLVNKTNFLPSDYKPELVIPNVPFYFEEALPKKHMQKNAAKALETLFAGAKQQSLNLVAASGYRSYDRQNQIYQAQVNRVGKEKANEAVALPGQSEHQTGLAIDVTSPEMNYKLTQSFEETKEGTWLKNNAYKYGFIIRYPKGKEQITGYQYEPWHLRYVGVEAAKQIHSQNITLEQYVNAVPVQNKPKNEAQ encoded by the coding sequence GTGAAGACAAAGAGAATTTTTTATATACTTGCCGCATTATCACTTACCTTTACCGCCGGCTGTGCAAGCTTAGAAACAGATCAGCCATATGAAGACCAAAGCCAGCAACAACAAGAACAACAGCCGAATCAATCAGATGAAGCAGATCAAGAATCTGTAGATAAAGAGTCAAACAAACAAGAGCAACAGTCAACAGAACAACCAGAAGAGAAGCCAGAGCAAGATAACGCAAAACAAGATAGCAAAGAACAAACACAACCAGAAAAAAAGCCGCAACAAGAACTGGACGAACAACAAGAAGCGGTCCCAACATATGTGAAGTCAGTGAATGGCAAGCAAGTCATTACAAACCCGACAAACTTACAAGTGCTCGTTAATAAAACAAATTTCCTGCCATCAGACTATAAGCCAGAGCTTGTTATTCCAAATGTCCCTTTTTATTTTGAAGAAGCGTTGCCAAAGAAACATATGCAAAAGAATGCAGCGAAAGCATTGGAAACGTTGTTTGCTGGTGCAAAACAGCAGAGCTTAAACCTAGTCGCAGCTTCTGGCTATCGTTCATATGATCGCCAAAACCAAATCTATCAAGCGCAAGTAAACCGAGTTGGCAAAGAGAAAGCAAATGAAGCCGTGGCATTACCAGGTCAAAGTGAGCATCAGACAGGTCTTGCAATTGATGTTACAAGTCCAGAGATGAACTATAAGCTCACTCAATCATTTGAAGAAACGAAAGAAGGTACATGGCTGAAGAATAATGCGTACAAATACGGTTTCATTATCCGCTATCCAAAAGGGAAAGAACAAATCACAGGCTATCAATATGAGCCATGGCACCTCCGTTATGTAGGAGTAGAAGCAGCAAAGCAAATCCATTCACAAAACATTACACTCGAACAGTATGTCAACGCGGTACCTGTTCAAAATAAACCAAAAAATGAAGCACAATAA
- a CDS encoding DUF1540 domain-containing protein → MAQDVLCEVRNCSYWGNGNKCTAAEIYVVSHAGNQAETQHETDCKTFQAKH, encoded by the coding sequence ATGGCACAAGATGTTCTATGTGAAGTAAGAAACTGTTCATACTGGGGTAACGGTAACAAATGTACAGCAGCGGAAATTTACGTTGTTAGTCATGCAGGAAATCAAGCTGAAACACAGCATGAAACAGACTGCAAAACATTCCAAGCAAAGCATTAA
- a CDS encoding beta-propeller fold lactonase family protein produces the protein MGYRKLFIFIGALLVLLGALSACQNPVAEVVKEEVIRKKAVNSNNILMNNEGTKIYTANIDVNTVSIVDAQSKKKLAEIPVGKKPKQLALSPDEKTLYVSCMMDNKVDIVSLEKEKVVDSLETGIEPYGLITSQDGKKLYTANYRSGTLSVYDLQKKKEVKTVKVGARPRTVAINADGSKLYVPQYLDAKINVIATENLEVTKKIKLAASPDKNDPKKSQGIPNALEQFVISPDGMKAWIPHLLTNTDTPIHFEETIFPAISVVDLKEEKELVDERKELFEEINVQDSKNEAMIVSNPYDVAFSPDGNKAYAVMSGSEDLVVFDLSRGGNAMQIVRRIKGDNPRGIIVSPDGEKAYVHNAMSHDLATIDTGGDSSYARVKMDGDNLSLIEKDPLSAQVRRGKTMFYSGNSDEFAIDLTGNNWMSCASCHADGEMNGLTLTTPKGPRNIPSNVVTTETGLFLWDGSRDDFTDYIHTVQGEMGGMMELDPSKPIPKDVQKMYDDILAFLEQPDSFPPPKSPYRDENGELTDTARKGQELFEGKASCLQCHGGTNFTDSVKAVDGDGNLTTDNTDYLHDIGTTNPNDKDSDGDARAQFKNPRQKNQFDTPTLRGVWATAPYLHDGSAETIEGAINKHQYEEKPDLSDGEVRALAEYVRSIE, from the coding sequence ATGGGATATAGAAAGTTATTTATTTTCATAGGAGCGCTCCTAGTTTTATTAGGGGCGCTTTCCGCCTGTCAAAATCCAGTGGCGGAAGTGGTAAAGGAAGAGGTCATCCGAAAGAAAGCAGTTAACAGTAATAATATTCTTATGAACAATGAAGGTACAAAGATTTATACAGCTAATATTGACGTAAATACGGTAAGTATAGTCGATGCACAATCAAAGAAAAAGCTGGCTGAAATTCCCGTTGGCAAGAAGCCGAAGCAGCTGGCCTTAAGCCCTGATGAGAAAACATTGTATGTGTCCTGTATGATGGATAATAAAGTTGACATTGTCTCCTTAGAAAAAGAAAAAGTCGTTGATTCGCTTGAAACAGGAATTGAGCCTTATGGACTGATTACTTCACAAGATGGAAAGAAACTCTACACAGCGAATTATCGTTCAGGCACACTGTCGGTCTATGACCTTCAAAAAAAGAAAGAAGTTAAAACGGTGAAGGTAGGGGCACGCCCGCGTACCGTGGCAATTAATGCAGATGGTTCCAAACTCTATGTGCCACAATATTTAGATGCAAAAATTAATGTCATTGCTACAGAAAATCTAGAGGTGACGAAGAAAATAAAATTGGCAGCTTCACCAGACAAAAATGATCCGAAAAAAAGTCAAGGGATTCCAAATGCATTAGAGCAATTCGTGATTTCGCCTGATGGTATGAAAGCATGGATACCGCATTTATTAACGAATACAGATACTCCGATCCATTTTGAAGAAACGATTTTTCCGGCAATTTCTGTGGTGGATTTGAAGGAAGAGAAAGAGCTGGTTGATGAAAGAAAAGAACTGTTTGAAGAAATAAATGTACAGGATTCAAAGAATGAAGCAATGATTGTTTCAAACCCTTATGATGTCGCTTTCTCACCTGACGGAAATAAGGCGTATGCGGTGATGAGTGGCAGTGAAGACCTGGTTGTCTTTGACTTATCTCGAGGTGGAAATGCAATGCAAATCGTTCGCCGAATTAAAGGGGATAACCCACGGGGAATTATCGTGTCTCCTGATGGTGAGAAAGCTTATGTACACAATGCAATGAGTCATGATTTAGCGACAATTGATACAGGTGGAGATAGCTCATACGCCAGGGTGAAGATGGATGGCGATAATCTTTCACTAATTGAAAAGGACCCTCTTTCAGCTCAAGTACGTCGCGGCAAGACGATGTTCTACAGCGGAAATAGTGATGAGTTTGCAATTGACCTGACAGGAAACAACTGGATGAGCTGTGCTTCCTGTCATGCTGATGGTGAGATGAACGGTTTAACCTTGACTACACCAAAGGGACCACGCAACATACCAAGCAATGTTGTTACAACAGAAACAGGTTTATTTCTTTGGGATGGAAGCCGTGATGACTTTACCGATTATATTCATACGGTTCAAGGGGAAATGGGCGGCATGATGGAACTCGACCCTAGTAAGCCGATTCCTAAGGATGTCCAGAAAATGTATGACGATATTCTTGCATTTCTGGAACAGCCAGATTCTTTCCCACCTCCGAAGAGTCCATATCGAGATGAAAATGGTGAATTGACTGATACAGCACGTAAAGGACAAGAGCTTTTTGAAGGGAAAGCGAGCTGCTTGCAATGTCATGGCGGAACGAATTTTACTGATAGTGTGAAAGCAGTTGACGGGGACGGAAATTTAACGACTGATAACACGGATTATTTGCATGATATAGGGACAACTAATCCGAATGATAAAGATTCTGACGGTGACGCACGAGCACAATTCAAAAACCCACGTCAGAAAAATCAATTTGACACGCCGACACTCAGAGGCGTATGGGCAACGGCTCCTTACTTACATGATGGCAGTGCAGAAACAATTGAAGGCGCAATTAATAAACATCAATATGAAGAAAAGCCAGATTTATCAGATGGAGAAGTAAGAGCCCTTGCTGAATATGTACGTTCAATTGAATAA
- a CDS encoding Cj0069 family protein, with product MKKKVVFFEVREGTDKGPDGYRPDTMPMVNALKERDWDAEVIFYSDEKKDEIFEHVFKTADAYVSRVNPGNLKSEKAYFEMLRKLADNGVIGMAHPDAMTNYGAKDALVKLRDTDLVPTDTFAYYSIEEFKENFPKQIANGERVLKQNRGSTGEGIWRVVLQDKDAIDENGSVKLDAKIKCTEAKDNHVEERELGEFMTFCEQYIIGDNGMLVDMPFMPRIKEGEIRIFMINDKPMNVVHKKPAEGADAFSATLFSGAQYRYDKPEDWKDLMDLFIGSLESITTKLGGYDLPLIWTADFILDTDADGNDCYVLGEMNCSCVGFTSHLSLANDVADEIIAIVSKTNEVESV from the coding sequence TTGAAGAAGAAAGTCGTTTTCTTTGAAGTCCGTGAAGGTACAGACAAGGGCCCGGACGGTTACAGACCTGATACTATGCCAATGGTGAACGCGCTTAAAGAGCGTGATTGGGATGCAGAGGTTATCTTCTACTCGGATGAGAAGAAGGATGAAATTTTTGAACACGTTTTCAAAACAGCTGACGCATATGTAAGTCGGGTTAACCCTGGTAATCTGAAAAGTGAGAAAGCATATTTTGAAATGCTTCGTAAGCTTGCAGATAACGGCGTAATCGGTATGGCACATCCTGATGCAATGACGAATTACGGTGCGAAAGATGCACTCGTAAAACTTCGTGATACAGATTTAGTGCCAACAGATACGTTTGCATATTATAGTATTGAAGAATTCAAGGAGAATTTCCCGAAACAAATTGCTAATGGTGAACGTGTACTGAAGCAAAACCGTGGCTCGACTGGCGAAGGAATTTGGCGTGTTGTGCTGCAGGATAAAGATGCAATTGATGAGAACGGCAGTGTCAAATTAGATGCAAAGATTAAATGTACAGAAGCAAAGGATAACCATGTTGAAGAACGTGAACTTGGTGAATTCATGACTTTCTGTGAACAGTACATTATTGGAGATAATGGTATGCTTGTTGATATGCCATTTATGCCACGTATTAAAGAAGGAGAAATTCGCATCTTTATGATTAATGATAAGCCGATGAATGTCGTGCATAAGAAACCTGCAGAAGGTGCAGACGCATTCTCAGCAACATTATTCTCAGGTGCGCAATATCGCTATGACAAGCCTGAAGATTGGAAAGACTTGATGGATTTATTTATCGGCAGCTTAGAGTCCATCACTACAAAGCTTGGAGGCTATGATCTTCCACTAATTTGGACTGCGGACTTCATTCTTGACACAGATGCTGATGGTAATGATTGCTATGTGCTTGGTGAAATGAACTGCTCGTGCGTAGGTTTCACTTCACACTTGTCACTTGCAAATGATGTGGCAGACGAGATTATTGCAATCGTTAGCAAAACAAACGAAGTAGAATCTGTCTAA
- the sigK gene encoding RNA polymerase sporulation sigma factor SigK, whose product MSGLLIAISHLVKDVWFFVSYVKNNAFPKPLPEKEEQKCIKLMAEGDKEARDKLIEHNLRLVAHIVKKFENTNEDSEDLISIGTIGLIKAIESYSVGKGTKLATYAARCIENEILMHLRSLKKTRKDISLHDPIGQDKEGNEISLIDILKSENDDVIELIQQTLELEKVAKYIHILDEREKEVIIGRFGLQQGDEKTQREIAKELGISRSYVSRIEKRALMKLFHEFYRNEQKKRRKTKT is encoded by the coding sequence GTGTCGGGATTATTGATTGCGATTTCACACCTTGTGAAGGATGTCTGGTTCTTCGTCTCATATGTCAAAAACAATGCCTTCCCAAAACCACTGCCAGAAAAAGAAGAACAGAAATGCATTAAGCTGATGGCAGAAGGCGACAAGGAAGCACGCGACAAGCTGATTGAACATAACCTGCGGCTTGTGGCACATATTGTGAAGAAGTTCGAGAACACGAATGAAGATTCCGAGGATTTGATTTCAATTGGAACAATCGGTCTGATCAAAGCAATTGAAAGCTATTCGGTTGGCAAAGGAACGAAGCTTGCCACATATGCAGCTCGCTGTATCGAAAACGAGATTCTTATGCATTTACGCTCTTTGAAAAAAACAAGAAAAGATATTTCCTTGCACGATCCAATTGGCCAGGATAAGGAAGGTAATGAAATATCCCTTATAGACATATTAAAATCTGAAAATGATGATGTGATTGAACTAATCCAGCAAACACTTGAACTTGAGAAAGTTGCGAAGTATATTCATATTTTAGATGAACGGGAAAAAGAAGTGATTATCGGACGATTCGGTCTGCAGCAAGGTGATGAAAAAACCCAGAGAGAAATCGCCAAAGAATTAGGCATTTCACGCAGCTACGTCTCCAGAATCGAAAAGCGAGCGTTAATGAAGCTATTTCATGAATTTTATCGCAATGAGCAGAAGAAGCGACGGAAAACAAAGACATAA
- a CDS encoding DUF2325 domain-containing protein → MQNILIIGADRLGNIETNLKDYGFGKITHINGRKVKAVHREIPEQVDIILVLTDFINHNLANVIKSKAKKRNIPTVFARRSWCAIAKTLEKIS, encoded by the coding sequence ATGCAAAATATTCTCATCATAGGTGCTGATCGATTAGGGAACATTGAAACGAACTTAAAGGATTATGGCTTCGGTAAAATTACACATATAAATGGCAGAAAAGTAAAAGCAGTACACCGGGAGATTCCAGAGCAAGTGGATATTATTCTCGTGTTAACAGATTTCATTAACCACAACCTAGCAAACGTCATAAAAAGCAAGGCGAAAAAACGAAATATTCCAACTGTTTTTGCACGACGCTCTTGGTGTGCAATTGCGAAGACCTTAGAAAAGATTTCATAA
- a CDS encoding iron ABC transporter permease: MKKYIRFRIKKPAVSYLVSKQALKVTMVLLLLSFAVFIGSAALGEMRISPLNVIKVFFGMGSEMDTLVIQSFRLPRIIIALFAGIALAVAGSILQGISRNPLASPDIIGIVGGASTAVVAFLAIFSDKNNALTVSIKWMPLAAFLGALIIGIVVYLLAWKDGISPLRLVLIGIGISVLMQSLTTLFMVVGPIYRANQANVWLTGTVYGSSWSDVQILVPWTVFLLLICVLMIRQLNIQELGEDLAKGVGSALQKDRMLLLLISTALTGGAVAFAGGLGFVGLMAPHIARRLVGSTFGALMPVSAMVGGILVMLADLAGRTLFSPLEVPAGVFTAAFGAPYFIYLLYKSKNQ, from the coding sequence ATGAAGAAATACATTCGTTTTCGTATAAAAAAGCCAGCTGTTTCGTATTTAGTAAGCAAACAGGCATTAAAAGTTACAATGGTGCTTTTACTCTTATCATTTGCTGTATTTATTGGAAGTGCTGCGCTTGGAGAAATGCGGATCTCACCGCTTAATGTGATAAAAGTTTTTTTCGGAATGGGCTCTGAAATGGATACATTGGTAATCCAATCATTTCGATTACCACGAATTATCATCGCTTTATTTGCAGGGATTGCTTTAGCGGTAGCAGGCTCGATTCTACAGGGCATTTCTCGCAATCCGCTTGCTTCACCAGACATTATTGGGATTGTCGGTGGTGCATCAACTGCAGTCGTCGCATTTCTTGCTATTTTTAGTGATAAAAACAATGCACTAACTGTCAGTATTAAGTGGATGCCGCTTGCGGCCTTTCTAGGAGCACTTATTATCGGAATTGTTGTTTACTTGCTTGCATGGAAAGATGGCATTTCGCCACTTCGTTTAGTTTTAATCGGAATTGGTATATCCGTGTTGATGCAGTCACTAACGACGCTTTTTATGGTTGTTGGACCGATTTATCGCGCAAATCAGGCGAATGTTTGGCTGACTGGGACTGTATATGGATCTTCTTGGTCTGATGTTCAAATACTTGTTCCTTGGACTGTTTTCTTACTTCTTATCTGTGTGCTGATGATACGTCAATTGAATATTCAAGAATTAGGCGAAGATTTAGCGAAAGGTGTTGGAAGTGCACTTCAAAAAGACCGCATGCTATTGCTATTAATAAGTACCGCGCTTACGGGTGGGGCTGTTGCGTTTGCAGGAGGACTTGGCTTTGTAGGTTTAATGGCACCTCATATTGCAAGGCGGCTTGTTGGTTCAACGTTTGGAGCTTTAATGCCTGTTTCAGCAATGGTTGGCGGTATTCTTGTTATGCTCGCTGATTTGGCAGGGCGTACATTATTTTCCCCGCTCGAAGTCCCAGCAGGTGTGTTTACGGCAGCGTTTGGAGCACCGTATTTCATTTACTTACTATACAAGAGTAAGAATCAATAG
- a CDS encoding IucA/IucC family C-terminal-domain containing protein, which translates to MQMRFNRSELETLKNDFRLTTIESGASVCSEKLLQVSFLNEYLDELRPKFKAPNYVVTALQFSKRYAYLVSVHALYAMTAYNKQMELSFQNIYIEGAEENGIWLPKLRLEHLQTIEPIEGEREKWRDTVLRKLFLDHLAPVWQALQNSACAPVMTLWENTALYISWLYEQVLANHPDEVVRKRAAEDFHYLIHEASSELFGTRFQPLTKFYSPQNTRQTCCLYYQLDGADYCRTCPKR; encoded by the coding sequence ATGCAGATGCGATTCAACAGAAGCGAGCTTGAAACGCTAAAGAATGATTTTCGCCTAACGACGATTGAAAGTGGAGCATCCGTCTGTTCAGAGAAACTGTTGCAGGTAAGTTTTTTGAATGAATACTTAGATGAGTTGCGTCCGAAATTCAAAGCACCAAATTATGTCGTAACAGCACTGCAATTTTCAAAACGGTACGCTTATCTCGTTTCGGTACATGCTCTTTATGCTATGACTGCTTATAACAAGCAAATGGAACTATCTTTTCAAAATATTTATATTGAGGGAGCCGAAGAGAATGGCATTTGGCTTCCGAAGCTGCGGTTAGAGCATCTCCAAACTATCGAGCCAATTGAAGGAGAGCGAGAAAAGTGGCGGGATACAGTCTTAAGGAAGTTATTTTTAGACCATCTTGCACCTGTCTGGCAGGCATTACAGAATTCAGCATGTGCCCCTGTTATGACACTGTGGGAAAACACTGCATTATATATTTCCTGGCTCTATGAACAAGTTCTAGCAAACCACCCGGATGAGGTTGTTCGGAAAAGAGCTGCAGAAGATTTTCATTATCTAATCCATGAAGCATCTTCCGAACTATTCGGAACTCGTTTTCAGCCGTTAACAAAATTTTATTCTCCACAAAATACTCGGCAAACATGCTGCTTGTATTACCAATTAGACGGGGCCGACTACTGTCGTACATGCCCTAAACGATGA
- a CDS encoding zinc ABC transporter substrate-binding protein, translating to MKNWTFSIFVLILLLGSILSGCSGQQTDEAVQADDEQGKEKLTIYTTLFPLQDFAQKIGGEHVEVDSLIPAGADAHTYEPTTKMMMKLAEADLFIYNGAGMESYAESMAESLQAENVKILEASKEIDLKEHVHADGHEEDAHSEDEAHTEDEHGHEEDTHSEDEHGHEHGDKDPHVWLDPTLAIQLAENIKEELVSLKPEEEKAFNQNFEQLKTDLQALDHDFHDVVESAKNPKILVSHAAYGYWEQAYGLEQISIAGLSPSNEPSQKELEKIIHIAEENQIKYVIFEQNVKPKVADIIKNELNADTLQLHNLSVRTEEEVKTDEDYFSLMKQNIETLKTALN from the coding sequence ATGAAAAATTGGACATTTTCTATTTTTGTTCTTATTTTGCTACTAGGTTCTATTCTTAGCGGATGCAGCGGACAACAAACAGATGAAGCTGTGCAAGCTGATGATGAACAGGGAAAGGAAAAATTAACGATTTATACAACGTTATTCCCGCTCCAAGATTTCGCGCAAAAAATTGGCGGTGAGCACGTCGAAGTGGACTCACTTATTCCAGCAGGTGCAGATGCTCATACCTACGAGCCAACAACTAAAATGATGATGAAACTAGCTGAAGCAGACCTATTCATCTATAACGGTGCTGGCATGGAATCCTATGCAGAATCAATGGCTGAATCCTTACAAGCTGAGAACGTCAAAATTTTAGAAGCTTCAAAAGAAATTGATTTAAAAGAACATGTTCACGCAGACGGGCATGAGGAAGATGCTCACTCTGAAGACGAAGCACATACTGAAGATGAACACGGGCATGAGGAAGACACTCACTCTGAAGACGAACACGGACATGAACACGGTGATAAAGATCCGCACGTATGGCTTGATCCAACGCTAGCTATTCAACTTGCAGAAAATATAAAAGAAGAATTAGTAAGCTTAAAGCCTGAAGAGGAAAAAGCATTTAATCAAAACTTTGAACAATTAAAAACAGACCTTCAAGCACTTGATCATGATTTTCATGATGTAGTAGAGAGCGCAAAGAACCCAAAAATCCTTGTTTCTCATGCTGCTTATGGCTACTGGGAACAAGCATATGGTTTAGAGCAAATTAGTATTGCTGGTCTCTCACCATCAAATGAGCCATCACAAAAAGAGCTTGAAAAAATTATTCATATTGCAGAAGAAAATCAAATTAAATACGTTATTTTCGAACAAAACGTTAAACCAAAAGTAGCAGATATTATTAAGAATGAGTTAAACGCAGATACTCTTCAACTTCATAACCTCTCTGTACGCACAGAAGAAGAGGTTAAAACCGATGAAGATTATTTCAGTCTTATGAAACAAAATATTGAAACATTAAAAACAGCTCTTAACTAG